From a single Phalacrocorax aristotelis chromosome 1, bGulAri2.1, whole genome shotgun sequence genomic region:
- the ETS2 gene encoding protein C-ets-2 codes for MSDFGIRNMDQVAPVSNMYRGMLKRQPAFDTFDSSHSLFAGYFFSLNEDQTLQEVPTGFDSTSYESNNCELPLLTPCSKAVMSQALKDTFSGFTKEQCRLGIPNNPWLWTEQQVCQWLSWATNEFSLANVNFHQFLMSGQDLCNLGKERFLELAPDYVGDILWEHLEQMIKDSQEKTQDQYVENSHLTSVPHWVNNNSLTVNVDQNSYGIQMPGYPKALSYPKPGLLTDVCQTSTGQNLLNPEQEFSLFPKTQADAVGVNYCAVNQDFPRSNLNLLIDNSGKLREHESSDSGAESYESSDSMLQSWNSQSSLVDLQRVPSYESFEDDCSQSLCLSKPTMSFKDYIQERSDPVEQGKPVIPAAILAGFTGSGPIQLWQFLLELLTDKSCQSFISWTGDGWEFKLADPDEVARRWGRRKNKPKMNYEKLSRGLRYYYDKNIIHKTSGKRYVYRFVCDLQNLLGYTAEELHAMLGVQPDTED; via the exons ATGAGTGATTTTGGGATCAGGAACATGGACCAAGTAGCTCCTGTGTCTAACATGTACAGAGGAATGCTCAAG CGTCAGCCAGCGTTTGACACCTTTGATAGCTCACACTCTCTCTTTGCTGGATATTTTTTCTCACTAAATGAAGATCAGACGCTTCAAGAAGTACCAACAGGATTTGATTCTACTTCTTATG aGTCCAACAACTGTGAATTGCCTCTGTTAACCCCATGCAGTAAGGCTGTGATGAGTCAGGCCTTGAAAGATACTTTCAGTGGTTTCACAAAAGAACAGTGTCGGCTGGGTATCCCAAATA ATCCCTGGCTGTGGACTGAACAGCAAGTTTGCCAGTGGCTTTCATGGGCTACCAATGAGTTTAGCTTGGCAAACGTGAACTTCCATCAGTTTCTTATGAGTGGCCAAGACTTGTGCAACCTGGGCAAAGAGCGTTTCCTGGAACTGGCACCCGACTATGTGGGTGATATTCTGTGGGAACACCTGGAACAGATGATAAAAG acagccaagagaaaacacaggatCAATATGTGGAGAACTCTCACCTCACCTCAGTTCCTCACTGGGTCAATAATAATTCCTTAA ctgttaATGTAGATCAGAACTCCTATGGTATACAAATGCCTGGATACCCTAAAGCTCTCAGTTATCCCAAACCCGGTCTCTTGACTGACGTCTGTCAGACTTCCACAGGACAGAATCTCCTCAATCCAGAACAAGAGTTTTCATTGTTCCCTAAAACCCAAGCAGATGCTGTTGGTGTGAACTACTGTGCAGTAAATCAAGATTTCCCAAGAAGCAATCTGAACTTGCTGATAGATAATTCTG gTAAGCTTAGAGAACATGAATCTAGTGACAGTGGTGCAGAAAGTTACGAAAGCTCAGATTCAATGCTACAGTCCTGGAACAGCCAGTCGTCATTAGTGGATTTACAGCGTGTGCCATCCTATGAGAGTTTTGAAGATGACTGTAGCCAGTCCTTGTGTCTAAGCAAACCTACAATGTCTTTCAAAGACTATATTCAAGAAAGAAGTGATCCCGTAGAGCAAGGGAAACCAGTTATACCGGCAGCAATTCTAGCTGGCTTTACTG GCAGTGGACCTATACAGCTATGGCAATTTCTTCTGGAGTTACTGACTGACAAGTCCTGTCAGTCGTTCATTAGTTGGACCGGAGATGGATGGGAATTTAAACTTGCTGACCCAGATGAG GTGGCAcggaggtggggaaggaggaaaaacaagccaaaaatgAACTATGAGAAGCTCAGCCGAGGCCTACGCTACTATTACGACAAGAACATCATCCACAAGACTTCAGGGAAACGCTACGTGTATCGCTTCGTGTGCGACCTGCAGAACCTGCTGGGGTACACGGCGGAGGAGCTGCATGCGATGCTGGGGGTGCAGCCTGACACGGAGGACTGA